The following are from one region of the Aequoribacter fuscus genome:
- a CDS encoding tetratricopeptide repeat protein produces MNFIIAVLAAACVMLLSFLLFGRRPRPVVGTKQANLEWLEMRKQELLADDPTLSQEAALRLLEEGLKELPEQDAKAGMAGIKMVLVGVISACAIGYAVYTQVGAYEDLTIAERLQTLTENSSDSDVQELVAQIEARLEQRPDNATYLGLIGSYYMGQAAYPKAAQIYAHMAELMPEAPQILAYAAQARYLSSNRQLDERGRLWAEQAVSLNPRQATALGLLGMVAFEQGAYAEAIKHWRVLRAMNGSGSSEAAVLDDLLRQAEQALGIDPATSAPSDAGSLVLTVEFTEAPQQTSGTVFVVVRPEGMDTGMPLAVRRMAVSDLPATITLTDSDSMAGQKLSAQTAVSVSAHLSLSGSASSVDAPYKAQSLLSVPIGALEAIAVRLAPTQ; encoded by the coding sequence ATGAATTTTATTATTGCCGTACTGGCGGCAGCGTGCGTCATGCTCCTGTCATTTTTGTTGTTTGGTCGCAGACCCAGACCCGTGGTGGGGACGAAACAGGCTAACCTGGAATGGCTGGAAATGCGCAAGCAGGAGCTCTTGGCGGACGATCCAACACTCTCCCAAGAAGCGGCCCTCAGATTGCTAGAGGAAGGCTTGAAAGAACTGCCTGAACAAGACGCCAAGGCCGGAATGGCGGGGATAAAAATGGTGCTTGTGGGTGTCATATCCGCCTGCGCGATCGGTTATGCTGTCTACACGCAGGTTGGTGCGTACGAGGACCTAACCATTGCCGAACGTTTGCAGACGCTTACAGAGAATAGCTCTGATTCAGACGTGCAAGAGTTGGTTGCGCAAATCGAAGCGCGACTAGAACAGCGTCCCGACAATGCCACCTATCTTGGACTGATTGGCAGTTATTACATGGGGCAAGCTGCCTACCCGAAAGCTGCTCAAATATACGCCCACATGGCTGAATTGATGCCCGAGGCACCCCAAATATTAGCCTATGCGGCGCAAGCGCGATATTTAAGTTCCAACCGTCAGTTAGATGAGCGTGGTCGTTTGTGGGCAGAGCAGGCGGTGAGCTTGAATCCAAGACAGGCCACTGCCCTTGGCTTACTTGGAATGGTCGCATTTGAGCAAGGCGCGTACGCAGAGGCCATTAAGCACTGGCGTGTGCTGCGTGCCATGAATGGTAGTGGTAGTTCGGAAGCTGCTGTGTTGGATGACCTGTTAAGGCAAGCTGAGCAAGCGCTGGGGATTGACCCGGCCACGTCGGCACCCAGCGACGCGGGCTCGTTGGTGCTCACAGTGGAGTTTACCGAAGCGCCGCAACAGACCTCAGGAACTGTGTTTGTCGTGGTGAGACCTGAAGGAATGGATACAGGTATGCCCCTTGCCGTAAGACGCATGGCGGTGTCAGATTTGCCCGCGACAATCACTCTAACGGATTCGGATTCGATGGCTGGGCAAAAGCTGTCGGCGCAAACCGCGGTATCAGTATCAGCTCATTTGTCGCTCAGCGGAAGCGCTTCAAGTGTGGATGCGCCCTACAAAGCGCAAAGCTTGCTGTCGGTCCCAATTGGCGCACTAGAGGCTATTGCTGTGCGGTTAGCACCAACCCAATAA
- a CDS encoding cytochrome c-type biogenesis protein: MRISIYIVTLLLSLPASAVIETYEFSQPELEARYHRLVDELRCPKCQNQTIADSNAPISEDLRRRLYEELEAGFTDDEIIDGMVDRYGEFVRYNPASDGVTRWLWLAPWIFLAIGGVVWVAVTSGRSRVKDTSSEHANDIAALLQEKSE, translated from the coding sequence GTGAGGATCAGTATCTATATTGTTACCCTATTATTGTCGTTGCCGGCATCGGCTGTTATCGAAACCTATGAGTTTAGTCAGCCTGAGCTCGAGGCGCGCTATCATCGCTTAGTCGACGAGCTGCGTTGTCCTAAGTGTCAAAATCAAACGATTGCGGATTCTAATGCGCCCATTTCGGAAGACTTGCGACGTCGGCTGTATGAGGAACTAGAAGCTGGTTTCACTGACGACGAAATAATCGACGGCATGGTGGATCGATACGGCGAGTTTGTCCGCTACAACCCGGCCTCTGATGGTGTGACACGTTGGCTTTGGTTAGCGCCTTGGATATTTCTCGCCATCGGAGGTGTGGTGTGGGTGGCTGTAACCTCAGGTCGCAGCCGAGTTAAAGACACCTCGAGCGAACACGCCAACGACATTGCTGCGCTGTTACAGGAAAAATCCGAATGA
- a CDS encoding DsbE family thiol:disulfide interchange protein: MRRVLLFIPAAVFVGLAVLLYRGLSLDPTDLPSALIDRSLPEFRLRALGSEEYVERDDIVGRASLLNVWGTWCPTCVAEHPYLMKLAEEGVPIIGLNYKDEDSKALSWLARLGDPYSVNITDPQGDFGLDLGVYGAPETYVIDAQGVIRYRHVGEVNERTWSGALGQAYREVSK, from the coding sequence ATGCGTAGAGTCCTCCTGTTTATCCCCGCGGCTGTCTTCGTAGGTTTGGCTGTTTTGCTGTACCGAGGGTTGTCGTTGGATCCCACCGATCTTCCCTCTGCTTTGATCGATCGAAGCTTGCCGGAATTTCGCTTGCGAGCACTCGGGAGCGAAGAGTACGTTGAGCGAGACGACATTGTGGGTCGCGCGAGCCTGTTAAATGTGTGGGGCACGTGGTGTCCGACTTGTGTAGCCGAGCACCCCTACCTGATGAAACTGGCGGAAGAGGGCGTGCCTATTATTGGGCTCAACTACAAAGATGAAGACAGCAAAGCGCTCTCGTGGTTGGCCCGTCTGGGTGATCCTTACAGCGTGAACATCACCGACCCTCAGGGAGATTTTGGCTTGGATTTAGGCGTCTACGGTGCTCCAGAGACCTATGTGATTGATGCCCAGGGCGTTATTCGCTATCGCCATGTCGGAGAGGTGAACGAGCGAACATGGTCTGGGGCCTTAGGCCAGGCATACAGAGAGGTTAGCAAGTGA
- a CDS encoding heme lyase CcmF/NrfE family subunit has protein sequence MIAEYGVFALIMALISACGLTVLPMWGSFSGNGSAMNSAKPLAAALFLFGAISFGFLTAAFLQDDFSLVVVANNSNSLLPMFYKFSAVWGNHEGSMLLWVLVLCGWTFAVALFSSELPQILYARVLSVMGMISVGFIAFSLFTSNPFARNLPDSPADGRDLNPLLQDPGLIIHPPILYMGYVGFSVAFAFAIAALLGGRLDAAWARWSRPWTNAAWAFLTLGIMLGSWWAYYELGWGGWWFWDPVENASFMPWLAGTALVHSLAVTEKRGVFKSWTVLLAIASFSLSLLGTFLVRSGVLTSVHAFAADPERGMFILVFLLIVVGGSLMLYAFRAPAVNSGIRNAWLSRETLLLFNNVVFLVATLTVLFGTLFPLLMDALGQGKYSVGPPYFNAVFVPLMALLIPVMGVGPFTRWRQDRADRWSKHVSVSAVSALIAGIALPFLGQGFNLWVALSVLLAAWILGGLVIDLRLKKGGSQSWAPVVGRQTPSYWGMVLAHFGFAMCVISVVVVTQWSVEKDLRMAPGDSAELAGYRFEFHGSGAVTGPNYNGDEGVFTVYYEGRRLAELRPQKRQYFASGQVMTEASIDAGFTRDLYVAMGEALGKEGAWSVRLHYKPLVRWMWIGATLMGLGAFITLADRRYRRVKAHAMQGSEALTHA, from the coding sequence ATGATCGCTGAGTATGGTGTTTTCGCTCTCATTATGGCGCTGATTAGCGCCTGTGGACTGACGGTGCTGCCAATGTGGGGAAGCTTTTCGGGCAACGGCTCTGCCATGAATTCTGCCAAGCCACTTGCCGCCGCACTATTCCTGTTCGGCGCGATCAGTTTTGGGTTTTTAACCGCCGCGTTCTTGCAAGACGACTTCTCTTTGGTCGTAGTCGCCAACAACAGCAACTCATTGCTACCCATGTTCTATAAGTTTTCGGCTGTGTGGGGCAATCACGAGGGATCGATGCTACTGTGGGTCCTCGTGCTCTGCGGGTGGACGTTTGCGGTCGCTTTGTTTAGCTCCGAGCTACCGCAGATTCTCTATGCCAGAGTGCTGTCTGTGATGGGCATGATAAGTGTCGGTTTCATTGCATTTTCGCTCTTTACGTCTAATCCATTCGCACGGAATTTGCCCGATAGTCCTGCCGACGGTCGAGATCTTAATCCGCTGCTACAAGATCCGGGTTTGATTATTCATCCGCCCATTTTATACATGGGGTACGTGGGGTTTTCGGTCGCCTTTGCATTTGCCATCGCCGCCTTGTTGGGTGGGCGATTAGATGCGGCGTGGGCGCGCTGGTCAAGACCCTGGACCAATGCCGCCTGGGCATTTTTGACACTGGGAATCATGCTAGGCAGCTGGTGGGCCTACTATGAGCTTGGATGGGGCGGATGGTGGTTCTGGGACCCTGTCGAGAATGCCTCGTTTATGCCTTGGCTTGCAGGTACGGCGCTCGTACATTCGCTGGCAGTTACCGAGAAGCGGGGTGTGTTTAAAAGCTGGACGGTACTACTTGCGATCGCCAGTTTCTCGCTGTCTTTGCTGGGTACGTTTTTGGTGCGTTCAGGGGTGTTGACGTCAGTTCACGCATTTGCGGCAGACCCCGAACGCGGTATGTTTATTTTAGTGTTTTTGCTGATCGTGGTCGGCGGTTCTCTGATGCTTTATGCCTTTAGGGCACCTGCCGTAAACAGCGGTATTCGCAATGCTTGGCTCTCGCGAGAGACCCTACTTTTGTTTAACAACGTGGTGTTTCTAGTGGCGACGTTGACAGTGTTGTTCGGCACGCTCTTCCCTTTGTTAATGGACGCCTTGGGGCAGGGTAAATACTCGGTGGGTCCTCCGTACTTTAATGCAGTGTTTGTTCCTCTTATGGCCCTGCTTATTCCCGTTATGGGTGTCGGGCCGTTCACGCGCTGGCGCCAAGATCGTGCAGATCGCTGGTCTAAGCATGTGTCAGTCAGCGCTGTCAGTGCGCTTATCGCTGGCATTGCTCTGCCTTTTCTGGGGCAGGGTTTCAATCTTTGGGTGGCCTTGTCGGTTCTTCTGGCGGCTTGGATTTTAGGAGGCCTTGTCATAGATTTGCGCTTGAAGAAGGGTGGGTCACAATCGTGGGCCCCGGTCGTGGGCCGACAGACGCCGAGCTATTGGGGTATGGTGCTGGCCCACTTCGGGTTTGCAATGTGCGTGATCAGCGTTGTCGTCGTCACTCAATGGAGCGTTGAGAAGGATCTCAGGATGGCGCCTGGCGACAGCGCAGAGCTTGCCGGATACCGCTTCGAATTTCACGGCAGTGGCGCGGTAACCGGCCCCAACTACAACGGCGATGAGGGCGTGTTTACCGTTTACTATGAGGGCCGCCGACTGGCTGAGTTGCGTCCGCAGAAGCGACAGTATTTTGCGTCTGGGCAGGTCATGACCGAAGCGTCGATTGACGCCGGTTTTACTCGGGATCTCTACGTTGCGATGGGCGAAGCTTTGGGCAAAGAGGGTGCTTGGTCAGTGCGATTGCACTACAAACCGCTGGTCCGTTGGATGTGGATTGGAGCAACGCTTATGGGCTTGGGGGCGTTCATTACCCTAGCTGATCGCCGTTATCGTCGCGTCAAGGCGCATGCGATGCAAGGCTCCGAGGCGCTCACGCATGCGTAG
- the ccmE gene encoding cytochrome c maturation protein CcmE, with protein MHPKRKKRLIVVLAVVVLSSLGVGLVTYGLRGNINLFYPPADVIAGKAPVGQPIRVGGMVVEGSIVRSESSLDVRFEVTDYAGTVPVMYSGILPDLFDEGQGVVAAGKLDERGVFVAHEVLAKHDENYMPPEVAEALEAVGKKYDR; from the coding sequence ATGCATCCAAAACGAAAAAAACGGTTGATTGTTGTTTTAGCCGTGGTTGTTTTATCCAGTCTTGGCGTTGGTTTGGTGACTTACGGTTTGCGCGGCAATATCAATTTATTTTACCCCCCTGCAGATGTGATTGCGGGGAAGGCGCCGGTGGGGCAACCGATTCGCGTGGGAGGAATGGTGGTGGAAGGCAGTATCGTGCGCTCGGAGAGTTCTCTCGATGTCCGTTTCGAAGTGACTGATTATGCGGGCACGGTGCCGGTTATGTATTCTGGCATTTTACCCGACTTGTTTGACGAGGGGCAGGGCGTCGTCGCTGCTGGTAAATTAGATGAGCGAGGTGTTTTCGTCGCGCATGAAGTGCTCGCCAAACACGATGAGAATTACATGCCGCCAGAAGTCGCCGAAGCATTAGAAGCCGTAGGTAAAAAATATGATCGCTGA
- the ccmD gene encoding heme exporter protein CcmD, with amino-acid sequence MYFDSWSEFWVMAGHGPFVWFSYAAFFVVISLLIIMPLWRLASLKRRLRQRYLALEKTQSAGE; translated from the coding sequence ATGTATTTCGATTCATGGTCTGAGTTCTGGGTAATGGCTGGCCACGGACCCTTTGTCTGGTTTAGCTATGCCGCATTTTTTGTTGTTATTAGTCTGCTCATCATCATGCCTTTGTGGCGTTTAGCAAGTCTGAAACGTCGATTGAGGCAGCGATATCTAGCACTTGAAAAGACGCAGTCCGCAGGGGAGTAG
- the ccmC gene encoding heme ABC transporter permease CcmC: MAWTWFHRLGSSPWIYRFSGQLLRYLLPLAVLLVIAGSVWGLAFAPPDFRQGNSYRIIYIHVPVSVVSLAGYYVMAIAGAISLIWRLKVADIAMRVAAPIGAAMTFLALLTGAVWGKPTWGTYWVWDARITSMVVLLFLYLGVFALYEAYDNKALASKACAILALVGTVNIPIIYKSVDWWYSLHQPASIKFTGGSTIDPSMFYPLFLMIVAVYSLYTCLLLMGLRLTLLETESKTAWARKEIMGGR; this comes from the coding sequence ATGGCTTGGACATGGTTTCACCGTTTGGGGTCGTCCCCGTGGATTTATCGATTCTCGGGTCAGCTGTTAAGATACCTGCTACCTCTGGCCGTCCTTTTAGTCATCGCTGGCTCCGTTTGGGGTTTGGCTTTTGCGCCTCCAGACTTTCGCCAAGGAAACAGTTACCGAATCATTTACATTCATGTCCCAGTGAGCGTTGTTTCCCTAGCGGGTTATTATGTGATGGCCATCGCTGGCGCGATCAGCCTGATTTGGCGCCTTAAGGTGGCGGATATAGCCATGCGAGTGGCTGCACCCATCGGCGCAGCGATGACATTTTTAGCGCTACTCACCGGTGCCGTGTGGGGTAAACCGACATGGGGTACCTATTGGGTGTGGGATGCTCGTATTACGTCAATGGTTGTCTTGTTGTTTTTGTACTTGGGTGTTTTTGCCCTGTATGAAGCTTATGACAATAAAGCCTTAGCATCGAAAGCTTGCGCTATCTTGGCTCTGGTCGGGACGGTCAACATCCCCATTATCTACAAATCCGTCGATTGGTGGTACAGCCTGCATCAACCCGCCTCGATCAAGTTCACAGGTGGTTCGACGATCGACCCCAGTATGTTTTATCCATTATTTCTTATGATCGTCGCTGTGTATTCTTTGTATACCTGTCTGTTACTGATGGGTTTGCGACTCACGCTGTTAGAAACCGAGTCCAAAACGGCGTGGGCCCGAAAAGAAATCATGGGAGGTCGGTAA
- the ccmB gene encoding heme exporter protein CcmB: MYRSVFGKVLARQLLLAYRRPAAVLNPLFFYGVVVLLMPLGLGPEQRVLGEFAPGLLWITALLAALLSSETLFRGDYDDGGLEQLVVSGDSLYLASLGYVVAHWCLTGLPLALFSPAFGQLLSLPAQGLGTLALSLALGTLILSAFGCIGAALTMALRRGGMLLSLLLLPLEVPVLILGAGVVERAVSGMPIDSLISILSGLALLALALTPLAIGASIKISLEV; the protein is encoded by the coding sequence ATGTATCGTAGTGTTTTTGGCAAAGTCTTGGCTCGGCAGTTATTGTTGGCCTATCGACGTCCGGCAGCGGTATTGAATCCGCTGTTTTTTTATGGCGTTGTTGTTTTGCTGATGCCGTTGGGGTTGGGCCCAGAACAGCGCGTTTTGGGTGAGTTCGCACCGGGTTTGTTGTGGATTACAGCCCTGTTGGCGGCATTGTTGTCGTCCGAGACCTTGTTCCGAGGCGACTACGATGACGGTGGTTTAGAGCAGCTAGTGGTATCGGGCGACTCGCTGTACCTAGCTTCATTGGGTTATGTTGTTGCTCATTGGTGCCTGACCGGATTGCCGCTTGCGCTGTTTTCACCGGCGTTTGGACAACTACTTTCCTTGCCGGCGCAGGGTTTGGGGACGCTCGCCCTGAGTTTGGCTCTGGGAACGCTCATACTCAGCGCATTTGGGTGCATAGGTGCGGCCTTAACGATGGCCTTGCGGCGTGGCGGGATGCTGTTAAGTCTTCTATTATTACCCTTGGAGGTGCCTGTATTAATCCTAGGTGCCGGCGTGGTGGAACGAGCCGTCAGTGGTATGCCGATTGATTCTTTGATCAGTATTTTGAGTGGCTTGGCTCTGTTGGCTTTGGCACTGACACCACTCGCGATAGGGGCGTCGATCAAAATTAGCTTGGAGGTGTAG
- the ccmA gene encoding heme ABC exporter ATP-binding protein CcmA: MSQAYLLQCADLAVVRGTRCLLSQLNWQVKAGELWQIKGDNGAGKTSLMRAIAGLAPQSLEGSLDLPSDFLFLGHKTGVKSDFTALENLRLHLGHTQNCDDRSLHDALDEVGLGDYHDEYAYRLSAGQQRRIALAQLFLAKSSLWFLDEPLTAIDVDGVAIIEACIERQVRSGGSVVYTSHQSLKLELSTRTLHLRGRGQVPDVS, from the coding sequence ATGTCCCAAGCGTACCTGTTGCAGTGTGCGGATCTCGCCGTCGTTCGAGGTACGCGCTGCTTGTTGTCGCAGCTAAATTGGCAGGTCAAAGCAGGGGAGCTCTGGCAAATAAAGGGCGATAACGGTGCGGGTAAAACGAGTTTAATGCGAGCGATTGCCGGTTTAGCGCCACAGAGTCTTGAGGGCTCTCTGGATTTGCCTAGCGATTTTTTATTCTTGGGTCACAAAACAGGCGTCAAAAGCGATTTTACCGCACTCGAGAACCTCCGTTTGCATCTCGGGCATACGCAGAATTGCGATGACCGAAGTCTTCATGATGCTTTGGATGAGGTGGGCTTGGGCGATTACCATGACGAGTACGCCTATAGACTGTCGGCGGGGCAGCAAAGACGTATCGCGCTGGCGCAATTGTTCTTGGCGAAGTCGTCTCTGTGGTTTCTGGATGAACCTCTTACCGCGATTGATGTCGATGGGGTGGCCATCATCGAAGCCTGTATCGAGAGACAAGTGCGAAGCGGGGGCAGCGTGGTATACACCTCGCACCAATCTCTTAAGCTTGAGCTAAGCACGCGTACTTTACACTTGCGCGGTAGAGGACAAGTTCCCGATGTATCGTAG
- the ttcA gene encoding tRNA 2-thiocytidine(32) synthetase TtcA, translating to MSAKPKTQYDFNKLQKRLRRLAGEAIVDYNMIEEGDRVMVCLSGGKDSYTMLELLMSLQKSAPISFELVAVNLDQKQPGFPEHVLPQYLDALGIEYYILERDTYSVVKRVIPEGKTTCGLCSRLRRGTLYGFAEEIGAQKIALGHHRDDIVETLFLNMFFQGSLKAMPPKLLSDDGKNVIIRPLAYCKESDIERFAQARAFPIIPCNLCGSQDHLQRVQVKEMLAQWERDYPGRVETIFKAVGNISPSQLADRDLFDFASLKGTNTIKPLSDIRMVNL from the coding sequence ATGTCTGCCAAGCCAAAAACTCAGTATGACTTTAATAAGTTGCAAAAACGTTTGCGGCGTCTAGCGGGAGAAGCCATCGTCGATTACAACATGATTGAAGAGGGCGATCGAGTTATGGTCTGTCTGTCTGGTGGCAAAGACTCTTATACCATGCTCGAGTTATTGATGAGCTTGCAGAAAAGCGCACCGATATCATTTGAGTTAGTGGCGGTAAACCTAGACCAAAAACAGCCGGGCTTTCCTGAACATGTCCTGCCGCAGTACCTCGATGCCTTAGGGATTGAATATTACATCCTCGAGCGCGACACCTACAGTGTCGTAAAACGGGTGATTCCCGAGGGTAAGACAACCTGTGGTCTGTGCTCACGGTTGCGGCGTGGTACCCTGTACGGCTTTGCCGAGGAGATCGGGGCGCAGAAGATTGCGCTTGGGCACCATCGAGATGACATCGTTGAAACCCTGTTTTTGAATATGTTTTTTCAAGGTAGCTTAAAAGCAATGCCACCGAAACTTCTGAGTGATGACGGCAAAAACGTGATCATTCGGCCATTGGCGTACTGCAAAGAATCCGATATCGAGCGCTTTGCGCAAGCCCGAGCCTTTCCGATTATTCCTTGCAATTTGTGCGGTTCCCAAGATCATCTGCAGCGGGTTCAAGTGAAAGAAATGCTGGCTCAGTGGGAGCGCGACTATCCGGGCCGCGTTGAAACGATTTTTAAAGCGGTGGGCAACATCAGCCCCTCGCAGTTAGCTGACCGTGACTTATTTGATTTTGCCTCACTCAAAGGCACTAACACCATTAAGCCGCTGAGTGATATCCGTATGGTGAATCTCTAA
- a CDS encoding malate dehydrogenase has protein sequence MKQPVRVTVTGAAGQIGYALLFRIASGAMLGDDQPVILKLLDITPALEALEGVRMELEDCAFPLLAGVECTDDPNTGFKDTDYALLVGARPRGPGMERKDLLEANAAIFSVQGKAINDHASRNIKVLVVGNPANTNALITQRNAPDIDPRNFTAMTRLDHNRAMTQIAIKTGTTVNDVTNMTIWGNHSATQYPDLFNAKVNGQAAIDLVDQAWFEEDFIPTVQQRGAAIIKARGASSAASAANAAIGHMRSWALGTEGDDWVSMGVYSDGSYGIAEGLIYSFPCRCCNGDWVIVQDADINDFSRAKMQATEQELIEERDAVAHLLG, from the coding sequence ATGAAACAACCTGTACGCGTTACGGTAACGGGAGCCGCCGGTCAAATCGGTTACGCTCTGCTCTTTAGAATCGCTTCTGGCGCCATGTTGGGCGACGATCAGCCCGTGATTTTAAAGCTTCTCGACATCACTCCAGCACTTGAAGCGCTGGAAGGTGTGCGTATGGAATTAGAAGACTGTGCATTTCCTTTGCTGGCGGGCGTCGAGTGCACCGACGACCCGAACACCGGTTTCAAAGACACTGATTATGCCCTACTTGTCGGCGCCCGCCCTCGCGGCCCGGGCATGGAGCGCAAGGACCTTCTGGAAGCGAATGCCGCCATTTTTTCGGTTCAGGGTAAAGCCATTAATGATCATGCAAGCCGCAACATTAAAGTGTTGGTTGTGGGTAATCCTGCGAACACCAATGCGCTGATCACCCAGCGTAACGCGCCAGATATTGATCCTCGCAACTTTACCGCCATGACGCGCTTGGACCACAATCGGGCCATGACGCAGATTGCCATCAAGACGGGCACCACGGTGAACGACGTCACCAACATGACCATCTGGGGCAACCACTCAGCGACACAATATCCCGATTTATTCAACGCCAAAGTCAATGGGCAAGCAGCGATCGACTTGGTGGATCAAGCGTGGTTCGAGGAAGATTTTATTCCCACGGTACAGCAGCGTGGCGCGGCAATCATTAAAGCACGTGGCGCATCTTCAGCAGCCTCGGCAGCGAACGCGGCTATTGGCCACATGCGCTCGTGGGCATTGGGCACAGAAGGCGATGACTGGGTATCCATGGGCGTTTACTCTGACGGTTCCTACGGCATCGCTGAAGGCTTGATCTATTCTTTCCCATGCCGCTGCTGTAATGGCGATTGGGTCATCGTTCAGGACGCTGATATCAACGATTTCTCGCGCGCAAAAATGCAGGCGACTGAGCAAGAGTTGATTGAAGAACGCGACGCGGTCGCACATCTGCTAGGCTAG
- a CDS encoding TetR/AcrR family transcriptional regulator: MPASSTAASSYHHGNLREALIDSAEQAIVQQAAEAMSLRALARNAGVSQTAPYRHFSDRNTLLAAVSERGYERLIKALHGAIDSIDDNAEQQVREAARCYVQFAIDNPQLFKLMFGPLLQPTLNYPDLHARIRECNHLVQTMLANGIRSGSFREDDIRYLTNTAWAGIHGLATLVIDMPDLFEQHIELERQMDISVRSLLNCMQETRC; the protein is encoded by the coding sequence ATGCCCGCAAGCTCAACAGCCGCAAGCAGCTACCATCACGGCAACTTGCGCGAAGCTTTGATCGACTCGGCCGAGCAGGCCATTGTCCAACAAGCCGCTGAGGCAATGAGTTTGCGGGCCCTCGCCCGCAACGCAGGCGTTTCACAAACCGCGCCCTACCGACACTTCAGCGACCGCAATACACTGCTCGCAGCGGTGTCTGAACGTGGCTATGAGCGTCTGATCAAAGCCTTACACGGCGCCATTGACTCGATCGATGATAACGCCGAACAGCAGGTCCGAGAAGCAGCACGATGCTACGTACAGTTTGCTATCGACAATCCGCAACTGTTCAAACTCATGTTTGGGCCGTTGCTTCAACCGACACTAAACTACCCGGATCTACACGCTCGCATACGAGAGTGTAACCACCTAGTGCAAACCATGCTCGCAAATGGCATCCGATCCGGCTCTTTTCGCGAAGACGACATCCGCTATCTAACCAATACAGCCTGGGCTGGCATTCACGGACTCGCGACTCTGGTCATTGACATGCCAGACCTATTTGAACAGCATATCGAACTCGAACGTCAAATGGACATTAGCGTTCGCTCTTTGCTGAACTGCATGCAAGAGACTCGCTGTTAG